The proteins below are encoded in one region of Geothermobacter hydrogeniphilus:
- a CDS encoding efflux RND transporter permease subunit, with product MRKFLHLAIANPIAVLLFVVVVAGGGIFSLLHLPVGLFPGLDVPVVNVISHDPGTASEDMELLITRPIEDRIRAIPGVRRVSSTSVEGISQITAEFAWGTRLTDARQLVQAELSSVQSNLPAGVTPRLENIGTTLQEVAGYVVYGAGDPVDLRATVQLNLASRLMGVEGVSRVEVLGGDEPAFVVHVRPEALSRIHLTISDVTAALVRYNRVAAADFITRGSREYLIRGDSRLQTIDDVLSVPVVENGANSVLLKDIATVTPGRVPRHYALHGNGLPAVSFVVFKQPNASTIDVVRGVDRELKEFRSLLPKRAQVRKFYDQSDIVTEARDSLFHDLMVGALLAAAVLFFFMGTVRATLIVTATIPITLLATLALMQAFGQTLNVITLSALTLAVGMVVDDAIVVAENVGRHLHATGDRQSASLDGAAEIAGADASGTFTTVAAFAPLLFLGGIAGLFVRPFGLVVSGALLASLIVSLTFVPMMFGHIGSTGQRRAVGSRLLTFIDAGLRKTLHFAFAHRGLTVAVGVMMLGLGGLAAWLGPISVLPPIDEGALLVEYVMPPGTSLKESNRIGDTLERTALAQPDIETVQRRTGSPANGFQIEGVNKGEMDMKLVPRGSRHYTVEQIFDHLRASYSKIPGVAFLYHQPTQEKMDESLSGLPAMFGVTVFGPDMNELVFLAGQVEKVMAQDPTIANIVNNTKIKSPQIVVRPNPVELARFGLSPADVFETIQAGRFGVQATTILHQRQQVQVLVKSNVPSDSTIDWLRDLTIPAATGQTVPLKTVADIQTTYLPAAVTRLNGEREITILAEVDGSISAAVSRLQQKFSSISLPDGYSIAFTGQYQVLQRTIMDFVLIGLAAVILIYLIMAMQFHSFLQPLIILVTIPVALVGAIVLLAVTQVGLDVSVGMGGLTLIGIAVNNAIVLLDYTNQQISAGHTISGALQEAASIRLRPILMTAITTIFALIPVAVNPAVGSRIFQPFAITVIGGLLSSTVATLVLVPVFRTFLSRQWK from the coding sequence ATGCGTAAGTTTCTCCATCTGGCTATCGCCAATCCCATCGCGGTCCTTCTGTTTGTCGTCGTTGTCGCCGGGGGAGGCATCTTCTCCCTGCTGCATTTGCCCGTGGGGTTGTTTCCGGGACTGGATGTGCCGGTGGTCAATGTTATCTCCCACGATCCCGGCACCGCGTCCGAGGACATGGAACTGCTCATCACCCGCCCCATCGAAGACCGTATTCGTGCAATTCCCGGTGTGCGGCGCGTATCCTCCACCTCTGTCGAGGGGATTTCTCAGATTACCGCCGAGTTCGCTTGGGGGACTCGATTGACCGACGCCCGGCAGCTTGTCCAGGCGGAACTCTCATCCGTGCAAAGCAATCTGCCGGCTGGCGTGACGCCACGCCTGGAAAATATCGGAACCACGCTACAGGAGGTCGCCGGTTATGTGGTTTACGGAGCTGGAGACCCGGTTGATCTGCGTGCCACAGTGCAGTTGAACCTCGCCAGCCGTCTGATGGGCGTGGAAGGGGTTTCCCGAGTGGAGGTGCTGGGCGGTGATGAACCAGCGTTTGTCGTTCACGTCCGCCCCGAGGCGTTGTCCCGTATCCATTTGACCATCAGTGATGTGACGGCCGCGCTGGTCAGGTATAACCGGGTGGCGGCAGCTGACTTCATAACGAGAGGGTCGCGGGAGTACCTTATTCGCGGTGATAGCCGACTTCAAACCATTGATGATGTCCTCTCGGTGCCAGTGGTTGAAAATGGTGCCAACTCCGTTCTTCTCAAGGATATCGCAACCGTTACGCCTGGGCGCGTACCGCGCCATTACGCTTTACACGGCAACGGTTTGCCAGCGGTTTCCTTTGTTGTCTTCAAGCAGCCTAATGCCAGCACAATTGATGTTGTTCGCGGCGTTGATCGAGAACTGAAGGAATTCAGGTCCCTTCTGCCTAAGAGAGCCCAGGTTCGAAAGTTTTACGATCAGTCCGATATCGTGACCGAGGCACGCGATTCCCTTTTTCACGATCTGATGGTCGGTGCATTGCTTGCCGCCGCTGTGCTTTTTTTCTTTATGGGAACGGTGCGGGCAACCTTGATCGTCACTGCAACCATTCCGATCACGTTGCTGGCAACCCTGGCGCTGATGCAGGCATTCGGTCAGACTCTCAATGTGATCACCCTCTCGGCGCTCACACTGGCTGTCGGCATGGTGGTCGACGATGCCATCGTGGTGGCCGAAAACGTGGGGCGACATCTACATGCAACGGGAGACCGTCAGTCCGCCAGCCTGGATGGAGCGGCGGAAATTGCGGGGGCCGATGCGTCCGGAACTTTCACCACGGTGGCCGCATTTGCGCCCCTGCTTTTTCTCGGAGGGATAGCAGGTCTTTTTGTGCGGCCATTCGGACTGGTGGTCAGTGGGGCTTTGCTGGCTTCGCTTATCGTCTCCCTGACTTTCGTGCCGATGATGTTCGGTCACATCGGCTCGACCGGACAGCGTCGCGCTGTCGGTTCACGGCTATTGACCTTTATCGACGCTGGCCTGCGGAAGACGCTTCATTTTGCTTTCGCCCACCGGGGCCTGACAGTGGCTGTGGGCGTTATGATGCTTGGATTGGGAGGCCTTGCCGCATGGTTGGGGCCGATCAGTGTTTTGCCGCCAATCGACGAGGGAGCCCTTCTGGTCGAATACGTTATGCCGCCTGGCACATCGCTCAAGGAAAGTAATCGCATCGGCGATACCTTGGAGCGTACCGCCCTCGCCCAGCCTGACATTGAAACCGTTCAACGCCGCACTGGTTCACCGGCGAACGGATTCCAGATTGAAGGTGTCAACAAGGGTGAGATGGACATGAAACTTGTTCCACGCGGCAGCCGCCACTATACCGTAGAACAGATCTTCGACCATTTGCGTGCCTCCTATAGCAAGATACCCGGCGTGGCATTTTTGTATCATCAACCGACCCAGGAGAAGATGGACGAGAGCCTCTCCGGTTTACCAGCCATGTTCGGCGTGACTGTCTTCGGCCCCGACATGAATGAATTGGTGTTTTTGGCCGGGCAAGTTGAAAAGGTAATGGCTCAAGACCCAACGATTGCCAACATCGTGAACAACACAAAAATCAAGAGCCCGCAGATCGTTGTCCGGCCGAACCCGGTTGAGTTGGCCCGCTTCGGCCTTTCTCCGGCTGATGTTTTTGAAACGATCCAGGCAGGCCGGTTTGGGGTTCAGGCCACAACCATCCTTCACCAGCGACAACAGGTGCAGGTTCTGGTTAAAAGCAATGTCCCTTCAGATAGCACGATTGATTGGCTGAGAGATCTCACCATTCCTGCGGCAACGGGTCAAACCGTACCACTTAAAACAGTGGCTGATATTCAAACAACGTATTTGCCTGCGGCTGTAACGCGCCTCAACGGAGAACGTGAAATCACCATTTTGGCTGAAGTTGATGGGAGCATTTCTGCCGCCGTAAGTCGGCTTCAGCAGAAGTTTTCGTCCATCTCCCTTCCGGATGGATACAGCATCGCCTTCACCGGCCAGTACCAGGTTCTCCAGCGTACAATAATGGACTTCGTCCTGATCGGGCTGGCGGCTGTCATATTGATTTATCTCATCATGGCTATGCAATTCCATTCCTTTTTACAGCCACTTATCATTCTGGTGACCATTCCTGTCGCTCTTGTTGGCGCGATTGTGCTGCTTGCGGTAACCCAGGTCGGACTGGACGTCTCTGTAGGCATGGGGGGGCTCACGCTTATAGGAATCGCTGTCAACAACGCGATTGTGCTGCTTGATTACACCAATCAACAGATCAGCGCCGGGCATACGATATCGGGTGCGCTCCAGGAAGCCGCTTCCATCCGTCTCCGACCTATCCTTATGACGGCTATAACTACAATTTTCGCTTTGATCCCGGTTGCGGTGAATCCTGCTGTTGGTTCGCGGATATTTCAACCATTTGCAATAACCGTAATCGGGGGGCTCTTATCATCCACCGTAGCCACCTTGGTTCTGGTTCCCGTGTTTAGGACCTTTCTTTCACGCCAATGGAAATAA
- a CDS encoding PepSY domain-containing protein, whose product MRQKGMLFFGVLMVGLLAGTLAVAVADEKDAREMQALKAAKVSLTEAIAQAQDAAQGVAVSAELDDEEAVPVYLVEVVSGGRDYEVRVDPGTGKVLDKRLDPEDDDDGDHDKVERD is encoded by the coding sequence ATGAGGCAAAAGGGAATGTTGTTTTTCGGTGTGCTTATGGTCGGCTTGCTGGCCGGAACGCTGGCGGTGGCGGTGGCGGATGAGAAGGATGCCCGCGAAATGCAGGCGCTGAAAGCCGCCAAGGTAAGCCTGACCGAGGCCATTGCCCAGGCCCAGGACGCTGCTCAAGGGGTGGCGGTGAGTGCAGAACTGGATGACGAGGAGGCCGTACCCGTTTATCTGGTCGAGGTGGTGTCTGGCGGCCGGGACTATGAGGTCCGGGTCGATCCCGGGACAGGAAAGGTGCTCGACAAGCGGCTTGATCCCGAAGACGATGACGATGGGGATCATGATAAAGTAGAGCGCGATTGA
- a CDS encoding lytic transglycosylase domain-containing protein — MAKAESNFGSAAPNHNRNGTVDIGLMQINSIWLDQLGPTWDYLFDPCTNIMTGAWILSRCIQDYSYTWRAVGCYHSRTPTRRDAYAAHIAAILREESR, encoded by the coding sequence ATCGCAAAGGCCGAGAGTAATTTTGGCTCTGCGGCCCCAAACCACAACCGCAACGGCACCGTCGATATTGGACTGATGCAGATCAACTCCATCTGGCTGGACCAGCTCGGCCCGACCTGGGACTACCTGTTCGACCCCTGCACCAACATCATGACCGGCGCATGGATTTTGAGCCGGTGCATCCAGGACTACAGCTACACCTGGCGGGCCGTCGGCTGCTACCACAGTCGAACCCCGACCAGAAGGGACGCCTACGCCGCCCATATCGCTGCGATCCTCAGGGAGGAATCCCGGTGA
- a CDS encoding HD domain-containing protein, translating to MLSDLILLIGGGACLVLILYAAAQLLPQRSRGKKGERRLLGEIAWLWTGKGDVVDFREIARIWRITPEVRNEPQPPPEYAREEIRQFHARWLTLPTVQGEKRQVIEGILSILDSQGNCPSVVQRNKNEAEAKYDKDVFALLAKVPLWQHSLAVAGHLAGGMKQAVMVPDALIAGLGHDLGKIPAYQDTLYRTGDHPILSIIALNRIPGFESMSNMDDISQAIRQHHQLAPENPLGTALKQADQKARLEEISRLSPAGQIRLEEEAGEEKPGEEAAPEVPPVLISKAKTPKKEQPSKSAADSEKTEEELTGSQAAGGQAEEHTPSPSTRDGDFLQDFDLETILDALKKRINRIEKGRWSIISTPEGHVLCQPDALWQEIKKAGRKAPELQLGDADEGTKRKYLGRIVERMSQELNAINTSLVAEGYHTAQCLIVMGSGKAFRVPLIPFRAEAFKALPSQLEALKGPGIRKMVQKVKLPNQESGA from the coding sequence ATGCTGTCTGACCTGATCCTGCTGATCGGCGGTGGCGCCTGCCTAGTGCTGATCCTCTACGCCGCCGCCCAGCTTCTTCCACAACGCTCTCGCGGAAAGAAAGGGGAACGTCGCCTGCTCGGAGAAATCGCCTGGCTCTGGACGGGCAAGGGCGATGTCGTTGACTTCCGGGAAATCGCCCGGATCTGGCGGATCACTCCCGAAGTCCGCAACGAACCGCAGCCGCCTCCCGAATATGCCAGGGAGGAGATCCGCCAGTTCCACGCCCGCTGGCTGACCCTGCCGACGGTCCAGGGAGAGAAAAGACAGGTCATTGAGGGCATCCTGTCCATTCTCGACAGCCAGGGCAACTGCCCCTCCGTCGTGCAGCGCAACAAAAACGAGGCCGAAGCCAAGTACGACAAGGACGTGTTCGCCCTGCTGGCGAAAGTCCCGCTCTGGCAGCACAGCCTGGCTGTGGCCGGACACCTGGCGGGCGGTATGAAGCAGGCGGTGATGGTCCCTGACGCCCTGATTGCCGGCCTTGGTCACGACCTCGGCAAGATCCCCGCCTACCAGGACACGCTCTACCGGACGGGAGATCATCCGATCCTCTCCATCATCGCCCTCAACCGCATCCCCGGATTCGAGTCCATGTCGAACATGGACGATATTTCCCAAGCCATCCGGCAACACCACCAGCTCGCCCCGGAAAACCCTCTCGGGACGGCACTGAAACAGGCCGACCAGAAGGCCCGGCTTGAGGAGATCAGCAGGCTCTCCCCGGCAGGACAGATCCGGCTGGAAGAGGAGGCAGGAGAGGAGAAACCAGGAGAAGAAGCCGCCCCGGAGGTTCCCCCGGTACTCATATCTAAAGCGAAGACACCGAAAAAGGAGCAACCCTCGAAGTCCGCCGCGGACAGCGAGAAGACAGAGGAGGAACTGACGGGCAGCCAGGCAGCCGGCGGGCAGGCGGAAGAGCATACCCCGTCACCGTCGACCAGGGACGGGGATTTTTTGCAGGACTTCGACCTGGAAACCATCCTCGACGCCCTGAAGAAACGGATCAACCGGATCGAGAAGGGCCGCTGGTCGATCATCTCGACTCCGGAAGGGCATGTCCTCTGCCAGCCGGACGCACTCTGGCAGGAGATCAAGAAGGCCGGCAGGAAAGCTCCGGAACTGCAACTGGGCGATGCCGATGAGGGAACGAAACGGAAGTATCTCGGCAGGATCGTGGAGCGCATGAGCCAGGAGCTGAACGCCATCAACACCAGCCTGGTCGCAGAGGGCTACCACACCGCCCAGTGCCTGATCGTTATGGGCAGCGGCAAGGCGTTTCGCGTTCCCCTGATCCCGTTCCGGGCTGAAGCCTTCAAGGCCCTGCCGTCCCAGCTCGAAGCCCTCAAAGGACCGGGGATCAGGAAGATGGTGCAGAAAGTCAAGCTTCCGAACCAGGAGAGCGGGGCATGA
- a CDS encoding TolC family protein, with amino-acid sequence MAQVQALAREIKHPILHPVELKADEGLSPDGAAVLAVLLNPSLRAVRAQRALSGAQVLDAGLLPNPELTYSLDVPIGGDTAGRVNAFGLGLNWNVTSLISRTSRVWEAKAHSEAIDLDIAWHEWQVAQGAKAAVYQLWSLQSQIGLLEQVRQQMVENLDHVRKAVSNGFMTASDLNSVQTANSSVNERLLSLEKQADQQRLKLLRLLGLPTDSQIRLSKNLHLPSRIILPNTSLMDGLEQRRLDLLALHHEYDSQEARVRAAVLEQFPRISVGPTINRDTDNLRTTGFSLSIELPIFNRGQGKIAVERATRKKLYDEYITRVFETHSDIEQVESGIRFLNEQIAAAQATETDLRKLVENYRAALTDGRAIALVYYRTWTDLIDAQIKVVDLKGQLAQAVVALELATGFYKIPEADQSSETVSTEFGVEKK; translated from the coding sequence ATGGCACAGGTGCAAGCTCTTGCGCGTGAAATCAAACATCCGATTCTCCACCCGGTTGAGTTGAAGGCGGATGAGGGACTCTCACCTGACGGCGCGGCCGTTCTGGCGGTTTTGCTGAATCCATCCCTGCGTGCGGTTCGCGCTCAAAGAGCACTGTCGGGCGCACAGGTACTCGATGCAGGTTTATTGCCTAATCCTGAATTGACTTACAGCCTTGACGTGCCGATAGGCGGCGACACGGCTGGCAGAGTAAATGCCTTTGGCTTGGGCTTGAACTGGAATGTGACGTCTCTAATTTCTCGAACTTCAAGAGTGTGGGAGGCAAAAGCACATAGCGAGGCCATTGATTTGGATATTGCCTGGCATGAGTGGCAGGTTGCTCAAGGGGCCAAGGCAGCCGTCTACCAATTGTGGAGCCTGCAGAGTCAAATTGGGCTACTTGAACAAGTTCGTCAGCAGATGGTGGAAAATCTGGATCATGTCCGGAAAGCAGTCTCGAATGGTTTCATGACCGCAAGTGATTTGAATTCAGTCCAGACCGCCAATTCAAGTGTGAATGAGCGGCTGCTCTCGCTTGAGAAACAGGCCGACCAACAACGACTGAAGCTTCTGCGATTGCTGGGACTTCCGACCGATTCACAGATCCGTTTGAGTAAAAACCTTCATCTGCCTTCCAGGATTATCTTGCCGAATACGTCTTTAATGGACGGGTTGGAGCAAAGGCGTTTGGATCTTCTCGCATTGCACCATGAGTACGACAGCCAGGAGGCGAGGGTTCGAGCTGCTGTGCTGGAGCAATTTCCGAGGATCAGCGTCGGTCCGACGATCAACAGAGACACAGACAACTTACGGACCACTGGATTCAGCCTAAGCATAGAGTTGCCGATCTTTAACCGAGGCCAGGGGAAAATAGCGGTCGAGCGAGCGACTCGCAAGAAGCTTTACGATGAGTACATAACTCGTGTTTTTGAAACCCACTCAGATATTGAGCAAGTTGAATCCGGTATCCGATTCTTGAACGAGCAGATTGCCGCCGCCCAAGCAACGGAAACAGATCTCAGAAAGCTGGTTGAAAACTATCGCGCGGCTTTGACTGATGGACGAGCCATTGCCCTAGTCTATTACCGTACATGGACTGACCTGATCGATGCGCAGATAAAAGTTGTTGATTTGAAAGGGCAACTCGCCCAGGCCGTGGTCGCGCTCGAGCTGGCAACGGGCTTTTATAAAATTCCGGAAGCAGACCAGTCGTCGGAAACGGTATCGACGGAGTTCGGAGTGGAGAAAAAATAA
- a CDS encoding conjugal transfer protein TraF has product MRYRTLLAGCLCLVAVQALAAYQEPPRRGYWWYETPPTKTEKKEEEPPPLPNYTVQQMMEMDPDMLKDYAEAVTKEAIRLPTEENVRRHYLVQDIIRRKARAFTNVSELVWQKYPELTTAKDNPLTTPGRNAMTRAQIEERRQKLSQAREEFALLYFRSYSCAFCQAQDQILPLVTSRLGWQVKPIDIQANPALADRLGVETTPTLILIHKGSQDFFPVTTGVASVMEIESHLFRAIRLMRGEISPENFNLYDFQKGGGYDVETRQ; this is encoded by the coding sequence ATGAGATATCGAACCCTTCTGGCCGGGTGCCTGTGCCTTGTGGCCGTTCAGGCATTGGCCGCCTACCAGGAACCTCCCAGGCGGGGGTACTGGTGGTACGAAACACCGCCCACGAAGACAGAAAAGAAGGAAGAAGAGCCACCGCCACTTCCCAACTACACGGTGCAGCAGATGATGGAGATGGACCCGGACATGCTGAAGGACTACGCCGAGGCCGTCACGAAAGAAGCGATCCGGTTGCCGACCGAGGAAAACGTCAGGCGTCACTACCTGGTGCAGGACATTATCCGACGCAAGGCCAGGGCGTTTACCAATGTTTCCGAACTGGTCTGGCAGAAATACCCGGAACTGACCACGGCCAAGGACAACCCCCTCACCACGCCGGGCCGCAACGCCATGACCAGGGCGCAGATCGAGGAGCGCCGGCAGAAGCTGTCCCAGGCAAGAGAGGAGTTTGCCCTGCTCTACTTCCGCTCCTATTCCTGCGCCTTCTGCCAGGCCCAGGACCAGATCCTGCCGCTAGTCACGTCACGGCTGGGCTGGCAGGTCAAACCTATCGACATTCAGGCCAACCCGGCTCTGGCCGACAGACTCGGCGTGGAGACAACACCAACCCTGATTCTGATCCACAAGGGATCGCAGGACTTCTTCCCGGTGACAACCGGGGTCGCGTCGGTCATGGAAATCGAGTCACACCTGTTCCGGGCGATCCGGCTGATGCGGGGAGAAATATCCCCGGAGAACTTCAACCTCTACGATTTCCAGAAAGGAGGCGGCTACGATGTCGAAACCCGACAATGA
- a CDS encoding efflux RND transporter periplasmic adaptor subunit, which yields MKNKYLTILMMVVVIIGFGAYALLHIGPLESAAGKIATDSSSAPEPLISTAYPTKRTFTLQVHWVGTVESQVSIELTALVAGRVEAIDAEDQNLIEKGQSIMRLGGPKIEDSRARLMAQIESLETQVRLSQETLVRLEENLKTRLTTKDQVAAAQEAKVRLETQLRDARLNLKTLNQQSRITAPMKGIFTNRRVSVGQDVAAGQVVGDVIDTARLRIKASLFPPRGVELQGREVVIRLNESQPLTGIVRQVLPVASSTGAVTVWIEGPQIDAQLRPGQSVGGEIVAQSRSGVLAVPESAIVYDAQDHPFLFVSKDGTYERIGIQTGMAQDGWVEILSGLKEDQLVIFRGAYELFYRKFNEQFKVQD from the coding sequence ATGAAGAATAAATATCTTACAATCCTGATGATGGTTGTCGTGATCATCGGATTTGGAGCCTATGCTCTTTTGCACATCGGGCCCCTGGAGTCGGCCGCCGGGAAAATCGCCACCGATTCATCATCCGCCCCCGAGCCGCTGATCAGCACCGCGTATCCTACTAAGCGCACTTTCACACTTCAGGTTCATTGGGTCGGCACAGTGGAATCACAGGTATCCATCGAATTGACCGCTCTCGTGGCGGGGAGGGTCGAGGCCATTGACGCCGAAGATCAAAATCTTATCGAAAAGGGCCAGTCCATTATGCGGCTGGGGGGCCCAAAAATCGAAGATTCCCGCGCCAGACTCATGGCTCAGATCGAATCCCTAGAAACGCAGGTTCGACTTAGCCAGGAAACACTTGTACGCCTTGAAGAGAATCTCAAGACTCGGTTGACGACCAAGGATCAGGTGGCTGCGGCACAGGAAGCGAAGGTCAGGCTGGAGACGCAGTTGCGTGATGCGCGGTTGAATCTGAAAACCTTAAACCAGCAAAGCCGTATAACTGCGCCCATGAAGGGAATATTTACCAACCGGCGGGTCAGCGTGGGGCAGGATGTGGCCGCCGGTCAAGTTGTCGGCGACGTCATCGATACGGCTCGGTTGCGGATCAAGGCGTCGCTTTTCCCTCCACGGGGCGTTGAGTTGCAGGGCCGTGAGGTGGTCATTCGCTTGAATGAAAGCCAACCCCTCACTGGCATAGTCCGGCAGGTTCTCCCAGTGGCTTCCAGTACAGGTGCTGTGACGGTGTGGATTGAAGGCCCGCAAATAGACGCGCAACTGCGACCCGGCCAATCGGTCGGAGGGGAAATCGTGGCTCAATCGAGATCCGGCGTCTTGGCGGTACCGGAATCGGCAATCGTTTATGACGCTCAGGACCATCCGTTTTTATTCGTTAGTAAAGACGGTACCTATGAGCGCATCGGCATCCAAACAGGAATGGCGCAAGACGGCTGGGTCGAGATCCTTTCCGGCTTGAAAGAGGATCAGTTGGTTATTTTCAGGGGAGCTTATGAGCTTTTCTACCGTAAATTCAATGAACAGTTCAAGGTGCAGGATTAA
- a CDS encoding type IV secretory system conjugative DNA transfer family protein, which produces MFFRRKKAPEPTTLIGTGVNLDNPGKIIPIRLPDSHRKRHTFVFGTTGVGKTRLAELMIEQDIRAGKNIVFLDPKGDQQIFTKIYDVARQCGREEEMQLVTPIYPEYSAVIDPLAYYFMPDELVGHLVAGIKDGKEPFYRNVAKEVASAVVTGNILLARAEGRPPIQNIDSVRQAIRRSALEEMRQALERITDPEAQSVAGVLQDILDSPQGYYEKVSTTLRTALNELSSGNIGQIIGKADSNRFIEKMEQGKGVILVVHTGSMITREAGETLGRVVLSMIQSFVGRVYLSGRQKIERGLSIYIDEAQSLFYKGVEDLFAKAGSAGVMVQAFAQSVNQLYSVLGENEAKSILDNTNTKIFMRCTDAETSEYVVQHFGTRKVLSTIYNPAQITTREIEEDVLRVQDILSLQPQDFYMMTFSGRHRGRTATVKDPKLTIQFPDAPAIVRADRNQGERHAV; this is translated from the coding sequence GTGTTCTTCAGACGAAAAAAAGCGCCTGAACCGACCACCCTGATCGGCACCGGGGTCAACCTCGACAACCCCGGCAAAATCATCCCCATCCGCCTGCCCGACAGCCACCGCAAACGACACACCTTCGTCTTCGGCACCACCGGGGTCGGCAAAACCCGCCTGGCCGAACTGATGATCGAGCAGGACATCCGGGCCGGCAAGAATATCGTCTTTCTCGACCCCAAGGGGGACCAGCAGATTTTCACGAAGATATACGACGTGGCCCGACAGTGCGGCAGGGAAGAGGAGATGCAACTGGTCACGCCGATCTACCCCGAATACTCGGCGGTCATCGACCCGCTGGCCTACTACTTCATGCCGGACGAACTGGTCGGTCACCTGGTCGCCGGCATCAAGGACGGCAAGGAACCTTTTTATCGCAACGTCGCCAAGGAAGTCGCCTCGGCGGTCGTCACTGGCAACATCCTGCTCGCCCGCGCCGAAGGCCGTCCCCCCATCCAGAACATCGACTCCGTGCGCCAGGCTATCCGCAGGTCCGCCCTGGAGGAAATGCGGCAAGCCCTGGAACGGATTACCGACCCGGAGGCCCAGTCGGTAGCAGGCGTCCTCCAGGACATTCTCGATTCCCCCCAGGGATATTACGAGAAAGTCAGCACGACCCTGAGAACCGCCCTGAACGAGCTGTCCAGCGGCAACATCGGCCAGATCATCGGCAAAGCCGACAGCAACCGGTTCATCGAAAAAATGGAACAGGGCAAGGGCGTGATCCTGGTCGTCCACACCGGCTCGATGATTACCCGCGAGGCCGGAGAAACCCTCGGGCGGGTTGTTCTCTCCATGATCCAGTCCTTCGTAGGCCGGGTCTACCTCTCCGGGCGGCAGAAAATCGAGCGGGGCCTGTCCATCTACATCGACGAGGCCCAGTCCCTCTTCTACAAGGGTGTCGAAGACCTGTTCGCCAAAGCCGGATCAGCCGGTGTCATGGTCCAGGCGTTCGCCCAGTCGGTCAACCAGCTCTACTCCGTCCTGGGAGAGAACGAGGCGAAGTCCATTCTCGACAACACCAATACCAAGATCTTCATGCGCTGCACCGACGCCGAAACCTCCGAGTACGTCGTCCAGCACTTCGGAACCAGGAAGGTCCTGTCCACCATCTACAACCCGGCGCAGATCACCACCCGCGAGATCGAGGAAGACGTGCTGCGGGTGCAGGACATCCTGAGCCTGCAGCCGCAGGACTTCTATATGATGACCTTCTCCGGCAGGCATCGGGGCCGCACCGCCACCGTCAAGGACCCGAAGCTGACCATCCAGTTCCCGGACGCGCCGGCCATCGTTCGGGCTGACCGCAATCAGGGTGAACGTCATGCTGTCTGA